ATAATCCTTAAAGGAAAGGGGGATATTATCTCGTCCATTGCGGACAGGCTTATTGCCACAAAAGGAGTTAAGCACGGCAAGCTTGTCATGACTTCAACAGGGGAGGGACTCTAATGCATATTCCGGATGGTTTTTTGGACCCAAAAATGTCCGCAGGAATGATGGGGGCGGCCGCAGTGGCTCTGGCATATTGTGCTGCCAGGGTCAGACAGGCGGTAACCGCTGTGATGCCCGCTGCGGCAATGGCGGGTGTCAATAAGGTCCTTGGCGGCGGCAAAAGAGTGCTTACGGGCTTTGGGGAACAGCAGATCTATAAAATGGGAATGGTTGCCGCTCTTGTTTTTGCGGCGCAGATGTTCAATTTTCCCATAGAAAGCGGCACCTCGGGGCATCTTATAGGAGGAGTTCTGGCCGCGGTGATAGTAGGCCCTTTTGCAGGAGCTGTTGTGATCTCGGTGGTGCTTGCTGTGCAGATGCTTTTTTTTGCCGACGGCGGAGCCCTGGCCCTGGGGGCCAATATTGTAAATATGGCCGTTATCGGGTCTTTGGGCTGCTACTACATATATTACTGGCTCAATAAGGCGCTGCCCGAGTGGCTCTCCATAGCTGTTGCGGCCTGGTGTTCGGTATTTTTTGCATCTCTGATGTGTTCGCTTCAGATAGGGTTCTCGGGTACTATAGAGCTCGGAGCAGTATCTTCTGCAATGCTCAAGGTGCATGCTCTGATAGGCCTGGCTGAGGCTGCCATAACAGTTGCGTTTGTTTATCTTTTTAGAGCTCTCACCGACGGGCCGAAGAAGGAGGATATTAAATGAAGAAAGTATTTTTTGCTGTCCTTCTTGTTGCGGTCGCGGCTTCGTTCTTTGCCTCAAGCCATCCGGACGGCCTCGAAAAGGTGGCGGAAAATCTTGGGTTCATAGAGAGCGCGCAGGAAAGAAGCGCTCCTCTGCCCGATTACAGCACTCCCGGAGTTCCCGAAGGAGGACTGTCCACTGCTACAGCAGGGATAGCCGGTGTCATGATAACCCTGGCGGTGTTCTGGCTGGCTGTCTATATTATGAAGAAAGGAAATAACGGAATGAACAAAATGTCGGTGTTTTTGGTTGCGTTAATTATGTTGACGTCCTCCGCGGCTTTTGCTGCAAGGCCTCTTGTGACAGATGACTACGGCACTCTGGACCCCGGCGCATACGAGTTTGAGGCCGGATATAACTTCATTTCGCCTAAGGCCGGCGGCGGTGATTCTCAGGGTTTGGTTTGTCAGTTAAAGAGAGGTTTCTTTCCCGGATTTGACCTGGGGCTGGAACTTCCTTACAACACATCCGCTGTATCAGGGCTTGCTGATGCCGTGCTTCACGCAAAACTGAGGATTAAGGATCTTTCAGAGGAAGAGGGAGTGAGCGCAAGGCTTGATGTGAAACTCACCAACGGAGATGCAGCAACAGGCCTGGGCTCCGGATTTACGGATTATGCTCTGTTGCTTATCCTGTCAAAAGACCTGGCAGGGATAAGGTCCCATTTTAATGCCGGCTATACGGTGATCGGTGATGCAGCCAATTCTTCCCATGACGATACTTTTGTCTACGGCGCCGCTTTTGAAAAAGAGATCTGTTCTGGTATAGAGACGGCGATAGAATATACCGGTTCGTGCTGTCTTCAGAGAGGACTGCTTAACAATGTTCAGGTGGCAGGTCGCTGGCAGGCTACCCGCTCTTTAAGGCTGGACGCGGGTTATTCAATTGCCATGAGCGATGTTTCCAGCAGCATAGCAACGGCGGGCTTGACCTTAGAATTCTGAGCCTGCCCGTTAATGTGGTATAATCTGGAAAATGATCAATGTCTGGATATATGTGTTTGTATCCGTCTTTCTGATCAGTTCCATCTCTTTGATCGGGGCCTTTACTCTTGCTCTCAAACCCGAGCTCCTCAAAAAACTTCTTTTTTATATGGTCAGTTTTGCCGTGGGAGGCCTTTTGGGCGGTGCTTTTGTACATCTTATCCCTGAAAGCGTTGAAGAGATAGGAGGCATAACAGAAGCGTCTCTTCTGGTGCTTGCGGGCATACTATTTTTCTTCGTTCTCGAAAAGTTTGTCCTGTGGCGCCACTGCCATGTCCCGACATCTAAGGACCATCCTCACCCTGTAGTTTTTATGAACATAATCGGGGACGGCGCGCACAACCTTTTTGACGGGCTTGCCATTGCTGCCAGTTATTTGATAAGCATTCCAGTCGGGATAGCCACCACTGTCGCGGTCATCCTCCACGAGATCCCTCAGGAGATAGGGGACTTCGGAGTTCTTGTTCACGGTGGCCTCGAGCCCAAAAAAGCGCTTTTGATGAACTTATTGTCAGGCCTTTTTGCCGTTGCAGGGGCGCTGTTCGTTCTCCTCTTTGGCGCCAGTATTAAAGAAGGGATCATTTTTCTGCTGCCGATAGCCGCGGGAGGCTTTATCTATATAGCTGCCTCGGACCTCATACCCTCGCTGCACGGGCAGAGGGATTTTCCCAGGGCCTGGCTCCAGCTCCTGTTCATTCTGCTCGGCATTTTTGTGATGCTCCTTCTGCGCCACGGATAAAAGCGGTTTGACAGTCCCGCGGCTTTGTCATATAATTGAAAAAATTTACCAAAAGGAGATAGGCAATGATGAAACTGTTCCTTGCTGTTGTGTTGGCTCTGTCCGTTTCTGCACCTCTGTCCGCGGCTGAACTCCCCGATTTTGCGGACGATTTCCAGAGCAATAACAACAAATGGTACTCAATGGGGGACACCCAGGTAAAGAACGGGGAGTACTATGTCTATAACAAAGACATTTCCCAGTCCATAACCTGGAACAGGCTGGTCTTTTCAGAAGGAAGAATAGAAGTTGATATGAAATTCCGCGGCGGTGCTCATGAAAGCACCTACGGCCTCATGTTCAAGTACAGGGACAACAGCCACACCTATATGGTGTTGTTCAACCGTGCAGCCAAGTGCGCTCTTATCCTTGTGAACGGCGACATCAAGAACCTGACGGGATGGAAAAGCGTAAAGGCGCATCCTTCAACTTTTAACAGAGTGGTCGTGGATGTGGAAGACAATCTCATAACTGTTACGGTGAACGGGCAGCAGGCTTTCCAGGTCACGGACAGGACGATCAGGTCGGGAAAGATCGGATTTTATGCCAGAAAAGAAACCTCGGCCTCTTTTGACAACCTAAAGGTGTGGCTGAAAAAGGACGGGCAGACAGGTTCAGTGGAAAAATCAGCTCCTGCGCAGACGATGAAGGCCGTTGCCGCAGGAAGGACTTTGGTGAGCGGTATGGTGACCGAAAGCGGCAAGCCGGTGCCGGGAATAGAGGTGAAAGCCTATCTAATAAGTGATCTTAAGGCAAGGCGTGTTGTGTACGACAGAGGGGTAGTGACAGACGGGAGCGGAAAGTTTGCCTTGGACTTAGCTCAGGGAAGCCAGTATATGATAAAGGCCGGGGTTGACGAAAGAGACTGGCGCGCCGGCAGAGGCAAACACGGAGGCACAGTGATAGACCTCAATTTTCCCGAAGAAGCAAAGAATGTCGTTATTCCTCTGGAACGGTCTTAAAAGGACCGGGTAGCGGAGAAAAACAATATGAAAAAAATAATACCTGTCTTGCTTGCGGCGTCACTTATTTCTTCCATGGCTTTTGCCCTGACCGGCCATGAAATTGAGATGTTCAAAAAACTGCAGAACAAATGGGAGAGCAAGGGCAAGGCTTTGATGGCACAGAGAAACTCTGTAAAACCGTTAGATCCGCGCTACACGGACCTCACAAAACAGATAATCAAGGCTGACTACTGGGAAAATTACTACAGGGAAGCCCAGATCGACAGGTCCACCGCATGGGAAATAATCAAGAACACGGCAGTATGGTCGGCGCAGGATGTTGCCGAGATGTCCTCCATAATGTGGGAAAAGTCGGAGGACCTTCTGTCAAAAGTATACGAAGCCAAATGGAGCGACCTTATGAAGGATGCCGCTGACAGCCTTATGAGGCAAAAGCTCAGAAAAATGATGAGAGACGAATTCGGCGGCAAAACATACGAACAGATAGAGGACCATATCATTGATAACTTTGTTCTGCCAAAGCTGGACAAATCAAAGGTCCGTGAACTGGCGGAACAGGCTTTTGGCAAGGCAAAAGACGCTCTTAAGGATGCCTATGTCGAGGAGGTCAAAAGGCAGGCAAAGAGCAGAACAAAGGAACAGCTTCAGGAATACGGCGAGGCTATCGCAAAAAGAGTGGGAGGCGCATTGGACGCGGCCGAGTTCACCGTTGATATGGTGCAGAAATATGTGCTGTGGGACGAGGCCCAGCCTGCCGTTAAGAACATGCTCTCACAGATACAGAAGATCAGTGTCAGGGAAAAATGCAGCCACATAAAAGCGTTCAACATCTATCTTGGAAAAGAGAAAATGACGGCAAACCCGGAAGAAAAACCATCTGCAGATAAAAGTGAAAAGCCCGCTGCGACTCCCGCTCCCGAGGCCGAAAAAACCGCTCCAGCAGCTGCAGAGCCGAAAAAAACCTCCGCGCCTTCCGAAAAAACAGCAGCTTCCGGAGGCAATTACAGGGACAGCCGGGTTGCTCCTACTGTAAGCGAAGTCCTTGGCAGACATGTCAAGCCGGGCTGGAAAAAGGTGCAGGGAAGTTCCGCCGGAGCGGATTACGATGCTTACTACGAAGGATTAGAAAGCCGGGTGGTCGTCAATTATTTTGGCAGGGACCGCGGAAAAGTCACGGCCATTTTGGTGGGATCGCCAAGATCATCATATAATTTTGGTTTTAGGGTCAAGGGCAAATGGACCCCTTCCACTTCCGGCAGGGCAATTGAGGAATACCACGGCAGCTCCACTGACAAGGGCGAATATATCGAGAAAGAATGGTATCCCAACGGCCAGATAAAAAAATTCTATGTGAGGGTGAACGGCAAAAAAACAATGAGTCTGGATTGGGACGAAAAAGGCAGAGCAAAATAACTGCCGGGTCTTCTGAAGCGGTTTGACACGGCCAAAGGCCTTCTGCTAACCTTTAGTTCATAGGAGGGACCTTTATGCTTTCTTTTTTGCTGGCCGCTGTCATCATCATTTTTTTGGCAGGGATCAGGATAGTGCGCCCCACGCACAGGGGGCTGGTTGAGAGATTTGGGAAATACAGGAAGTTTGCCAACCTGGGCTTTAACTGGATCATCCCAGTTGTAGACCAGTTGTACCTGGTCAACATCACTGAAGTAATGGTGGATGCCGCTCCGCAGGAAATAATAACCAACGACAACCTTAATGCCAGGGTGGACGCGCAGATCTATTTTAAGGTGAAGTCCGACGAAGAAAGCGTTAAGAACTCCCAGTACAATGTCAACGATTACAGGTATCAGATAGTGAACCTGGCAAGGACCACTCTGAGGAACATAATCGGAACACTTACCCTTAAAGAGGCCAACAGCGAAAGAGGCAAGATAAACAGCGAATTGCAGAAGACGATGAGGGAAGAGACCAAGAACTGGGGCATAGAGATAGTAAGAACGGAACTGAAAGAGATAGATCCTCCCAAAGATGTGCAGGAGACCATGAACAAGGTAGTTAAGGCGGAGAACGAAAAAGTGGCGGCTGTTGACTTTGCCTCCGCAACGGAGACGATGGCCGACGGACAGAGAAGGGCCGAAATAAAGATGGCCGAGGGCAAAAAGCAGGCCAGCATCCTTGAGGCAGAGGGCCAGGCTCTGGCGATAAAGCTGGTCAACGAAGCGGCTGATAAGTATTTTGTCGGCAACGCCCAGCTGCTTAAAAAACTCGAGACCGTAGAAAGGTCCCTGGCAAGCAACTCTAAAATAGTGGTGCCGACCAATTCCGAACTTGTCAATGTCATAGGAGAACTGGCCGGAGTGGCTCCCATAAAATGAAGTCTTCTCCGATTGACTCTAAAAAAACAGTCTGTCATAATGGGGCAGTATGAAACTACTACTTCTGGGTCTGCAATTGATCTCGGGGCTTTCGCTCATCATCCTTGTGCTGCTGCACAGCGCCAAGGGCGAGGGGCTTGGAGGCATCGGTGGCTCTGCCCACATGTTCGGCTCCCAACAGGGACTTGAAAAGGGACTCGACAGGCTTACGATGGTAGCCGCCGTCACCTTTGTGACGGTCTCTCTTATCCTGACGATAACCGCCGGCTGACAAAAGGAGGGCCTTTCATGACAGGAGCCGCTGACATCTTTTCCCTGTTCTCTACTCCTCTGGGCATCCATATAGTTAAACTTTCCTGGGCGCTGGCCGCTCTTGTTATCGCTGTGCTTATAGGCAAGGCGTTGCAGGCCTCTGTTGTATATCTGCTTAGCCTGACAGGGGTCAATTCACTGTCGGAGAGGATTGGGCTGGAAAAGCTGCTTAGAAAGGCAGAGATAAAGAACCCTTTTTCGGAGCTGGCAGGCGATATCGCTTTCTGGGCATTTTTGTTCTCCTCGGTAGTCTGGATAATCTATGCCTTCAGATTTTTGCGCGCCATCTCTATCCTGCGCTTTACGCTGCACTATATCAGTGTAAATGTGGTCAGCGCGGTCTTTGTGTTCATGCTCGCGGTTCTGCTTGCCTTTCTCCTTTCGCAGCTCATCTCTTTTATAGGAGCCCTCATATATCTTCCCGGCTACAAATTGATAGCCAGGATCAATCTGTATGTAGTGGTGATCTTTGGCGCGGTGGCCGGGCTGGAAAAACTGGGAATACCTTCTTCAGACATCTTCAGGCCAGACATAATACTGGGCTTCTTTGCCCTGTCGGGTGCTATCGCCTTTGGCCTGGGCTGCAAAGATATCGCGGCTAATTTTTTGGCGAATTTTTTGAGGGGAAGCAGATAAGGGATAGGTCAGAGATCAGAAAAGGACAAGGACAAGGACGAGGACAAGGTTATTATGAGAGGGGGTGAAGAAATGAAGAAGATCATAGGAGTGGCGATGGTGTCTTTGCTGGTGGTTACATCAACCGCCTTTGCACTGCCTTTTGCCACGACCAAGAGTTCCACAAAAACTACCGTAAAAGCAGTGCCGGCTCCTCCGGCTCTGTCCGCTGCTCCTGCAAGAGTGATGCATTCAGGAGATGCGGGCAAGTGGGGACTGGGACTTTCGGGAGGGATGCCTTCTGCAAGGTATAATTTCTCTGATGATGCTCGCGGCTACGGAGGGCTTTCGTTCACTTCTGCTGCGGGGACCAGCACTTTCAACCTAATGCTGGCCGGAGACGCTGACCTGACAAGGATCTCGGGAAACGAGGTCAATATGGGAGGCGCTTTTTATCTGAATTCAACAGCAGGAGCTACAACATGGACCGGAGCGATAACCTGCGGAGTTGACGCAAAGATCAATTCGGGATTGGTTGTAGAATTCAAGGTGTGGCCGATATCGATCACATCCACGGCGGGGACCACGACTTTCTCGATCCTCGGCGCCGGGACTGTTGGAGCCCACATCTATCTGTAGTCTAAAAACGGGTTCATATTAAGGCCTTTTGTATTCTAGGGGTACAAAGGCCTTTTTTTTGCGCGCAAAACTTCTTGACAAAACCGCAAACCTCGACTAAAATCACTCAAGAAAAGGGGGTGAACAAATGAAAAGAATAGTATTAGCTATTGCAGTTGTTGTTGCTCTATCATCCGTTGTAAGCGCAGAAATCCTTCTCACCGCAAGTCCTTTGGGAGCAGGTAAGATGGGATGGCTGGCAGCAGGGCGGTATGATACCAATATCGGAGCAAATGTGACGCAGATCTCGGGCGGCGGCTTTTTGGGATACGGAGTCATGGACAAACTGGACGTTTTTGCAAAGGTGGGATACGGTACTCAGTCCGGTCTGCCTGTGGGATTGTCTTCGTCAAGCGGTATCATGATGGGGCTTGCGGCCAGATACCAGTTTTTGGCGGAAAACAAGAAAGACATGCCCGTATCGGTTGCAGGTGTTCTTGGTTACCAGTCTTCAACGGTAACATCCAATATCACAGGTTTGGGATCGTTCCAGACAGTCCAGGGTGATATAGGTGTCGGCGCAATCGTGAGCAAGGTCATAGTTCCATGGGTTCCGTACGGAGCTCTTGTGTATCACAGCTTGAATCAGGGAGCAGGTGTTACGGGGTCCAATGTAGAAATCGCTGTTGGCTCGCAGATGGCTTTGTCAACATCGTCCGCGATCATCGGCGAAGTGGCGCTGAACTCGATCACTATCGGCGGCGCCAGTGTCTCGGACACGCAGATCTCTTTGGGCTACACAGCCAAATTATAGCCCCCATTTGATGCATCAGGGGCCTTCATTTATTGTCGTAAGTGAAGGCCTCAACATCTCTAACACCCGGACACGAATTAATGCGAAAGATCTTCCTCGAAATCAGGCGCGCGAATTCCTCGAACATACTCGAATGCAGAAGATTTGTGCTTAGCAGAGTCTTTTCTTTAGCGATATTTCGAGCTGTTTGCGGTCTCCTTTCGCGGGAAGTGTTTGAGATCATTCGCGAAGCGTGTTCGTGATAAGGTTCGAGATATGCAATACGCTTTTTGTTATAATCTATCTGTGATATATTTTATCCTCCTTGGCGGATTTTCGTTCGTGCTGTGCTTTGGGCTTACCTATGCGCTGATAGCCGTGTTCAGGCATTTTGGCCTGGGGCAGAGCATTAGGGAAGAAGGGCCCAGGAGCCACCTTTCAAAAGCAGGCACTCCTACAATGGGAGGCGTTGCCATAGTGGTCTCTGCTGCAGCAGCCTGTCTCATCTTTGTCGATTTTGACGCAAGATTTACTGCTGTGCTGCTTCTTATGCTTGCATACGGCCTGATAGGCTTTTTGGACGATCTGCTTGGTCTGCTCCATGGGAAGAACGCAGGGCTCTCTCCTTCGCAGAAAATGGGGCTCCAGATCTTTGCTGCTCTTGCTTTTGGCTCATACCTGATATTTCTCGGGCACGAAGCCTCGGTAGAAGGCTTTTTAAGAACGATAGGCCTTGGATATGCCTGGCTTTATCTGCCTTTTATCGTATTTTTGACCGTAGGGTTCTCTAACGCTGCCAACCTTACCGACGGGCTCGACGGTCTTTTGGCCGGCTGCCTGATCTTTTCTTTTGGCGCACTTACCCTGATCTCGCTGCTGCAGGGCAATATCGAAACGGCCGCGCTCTGTTTTGCAACAGGCGCAAGCCTGGGCGCTTTTCTTGTTTTTAACCGCAATCCGGCGCGTATTTTTATGGGAGATACCGGATCGCTTGCGCTGGGAGCTGTGCTCTGCGCGGCAGCGGTCATATTACACAAAGAGCTGCTGCTCCTGCTTATAGGCGGCGTGTATGTTGCAGAAACCGTTTCAGTAATGGCCCAGGTGGCATATTTTAAACTTACGGGGAAAAGGCTTTTGAAGATGAGCCCTCTGCACCACCATTATGAACTGTCCGGGGCCGGAGAAAAAAGAACGGTCGCGGGTTTTTGGCTGGCGTCATTTGCGCTTGCTGTCCTGGCGGTGATCGTAGGATAGGATAATGGAAATAGAAGAACTCTCAAACAAAAAGATCTGTGTGGTCGGGCTCGGCAAAAGCGGTCTGGCCGTCATAAAAAAGCTCTCGGGGCTGGGAGCACAGCTCTGTGCCTCAGAAAGCAAACCGTTGAACGGGATCCCGGCAGGGACAGCAGACTTTTTGAGGACGCTTAATGTTCCTCTTGAGACCGGAGGCCACACCCCAGAGTTTTTGTCCGGCTGCGATCTTATTGTCGTAAGCCCGGGAGTGCATCTGGATGATGCAGCCGTGGAGGGCGCATCGGCAAAAGGCATACCTGTCATTTCCGAGATAGAACTGGCCTTTGGTTTCTTTACAAAACCCGTGATCGCTGTGACAGGGACCAACGGCAAGACCACTACCACCACTCTCATCGCAATGATCCTGCAAAAAGCCGGATACAAGGCCGCGGTTGCGGGAAACATAGGAGAGCCCTTGATAAATGTCGACGATACTAAATACGACTATGTTGTGGCTGAAGTAAGCAGTTATCAGCTGGAAGCCATACTTAAGTTCAAACCTCATGTCAGTGTGATTCTGAACCTTACTCCGGACCATCTTGCCAGGCACAAAACCATGGAAAATTACAGTGCCGCCAAAGGGCGGATCTTTGCCAACCAGACCATGCAGGATGCTCTTGTCTACAATGCAAAAGATCCTCTTGTTGAGGCGCTGGCAAAGCAAGCCCGCTGCCAAAAAATACCTTTTGGCCAGGGAGTTGTCTCGGAAAAAGGGGCCTTTATTAACGAGGGCTATCTATGCAGGCTCAGGGGCAATTTTGTGGATGCGGTCTGTCCGGTCGATGCTATCAAACTGAGGGGCTCGCATAATCTGGAGAACTGCCTGGCTGCCTCAAGCGCCTGCCTTGCCCTTGATGTTCCAAAAGAAGCCATTGCTTCGGTCCTGATGGAATTTGCGGGAGTGGAGCACAGGATCGAAACTGCGGGCGTGATCAACGGCGTTGAATTCGTAAATGATTCAAAGGCCACAAATCCGGATTCGACGCAGGCCGCTCTTAAGGCCCTGGCAGGCAAAAAGAACATAGTGATCATACTCGGCGGCAGGGACAAAGGAGTTGACCTTGCGCAAATGTGCCGCCTGATCAAGGCAGAGGCAAAGGCGGCGGTCCTGATAGGGGAGGCTTCTTCCAGATTTGAAGAAGCGCTGCTTAAGGAAGGCTTTAACTCCATCAGCAGGGCTTCTTGCCTTGACGAGGCCGTTAAACAAAGTTTCGGCCTTTCTCAGCCTGGAGATGTGGTGCTGCTGTCTCCGGCCTGCGCCAGTTTTGACATGTTCGATGATTATGAGCACAGGGGAAGGGCGTTTAAAGAGGCGGTAAAAAGAATGGAAGATGCAAGTGAACGCTAGAACTTTAAGGCGCCGGCCCGACTACTACCTGCTTTTTCTGGCTCTGTTCCTTACGGCTGCCGGCCTTGTCTCTGTATTCAGCGCAAGCGCAGCAGAAGCTATAAAATACGGGAACCAATTCTATTATCTTATCAGACAGCTGATCTTTACTGCTTTGGGCCTGGGCGCGCTTACTGCGGGGGCCCTGCTGGATCATAATCTTTACAAAAAATGGTCAGGTTTTATCCTTGCGGCGGGAATCCTATCGTTGCTGCTCCTTTTTGTGCCCTTTCTGGGCAAGTCGGTGGGAGGAGCTGTGAGATGGATAGACCTGGGCTTTGTTCAGTTCCAGCCCTCGGAATTCGTTAAATTCGCTATTGTCGTCTATCTTGCCAGCGCCCTTTCCAACAAGGGCGAAAGGATAAAAGACCTGATTTCGGGATTTCTTCCTTTGCTTGCGATTGTGGTCATGATATGCGTTCTGATAATGAAGCAGCCTGACCTTGGAAGCGTACTTGTCATTTTTTGGTCTTCCTTTCTGATGTTCTTTCTTGCCGGAGCGCGATTCCTGCATCTTGGCGTTCTGGCAGCTTTTTCTGTCGGGGCCGTACTTGTGCTTAGCATCATAGAGCCATACAGGCTGGCCAGGCTGCTTGCCTTTAGGGACCCGTGGAGCGATCCCAAAGGCATCGGCTATCATATAATACAATCTCTTATCGCGGTGGGCTCAGGAGGCCTGTTCGGACTGGGCATAGGCCTGGGCAGGCAAAAATTCTTTTATATCCCTCAACCCCACACGGATTTCATTTTTGCGGTCATCTGTGAAGAAGCCGGGTTAATAGGGGCTCTTGTGCTGATCGCGGCCTTTACCGCGCTTATCTTTAGGTGCTTTCAGATAGCTTTAAGCTGTAAAGATAAATATGCTTATCTGCTTGCCTGCGGGTTTGCTTCTTCTATCTTTCTCCAGGTGGTCATCAATATGGGCGTAGTGATAGGGCTGGTGCCTACCACCGGGATACCACTTCCTCTTATCAGCTATGGAGGCACTTCGCTTATCCTTACGCTGTTCAGTATCGGTGTAATAATGAATATTTCATCCTCAGAGTCAGGGCGCGGAGAAATAAAATGAAGGTCCTTATCTGCGCGGCAGGGACCGGCGGGCACATTTACCCGGCCGTTGCCGTGGCACAGCAGCTGCAAAAGGAGCTGCCGTCGGTCAAATTGCTTTTTCTGACCTCGTCAAAAGAAGTGGAAGACATTATACTTAAAGCCCAGCCTTATGCCACGGTCAGGCTTCCTCTGCGGGGCTTTCAAAAAGGCCGGCCGCTGGACTATCTGCCTGCTTTGTTCTCAGTGATATCAGGGTTCATCAGGGTCTTTCAGGAAATGAAGCGCTTTGATCCGGATGCTGTTTTTTCTACCGGCGGGTACATGAGCCTTCCGTGCTGCCTGGCCGCGTTCCTCCTTGGGAAAAGGATAGTCCTCCATGAGCAAAATGTTCTGCCGGGCAGGGGGATCAGGTCCTCATCAAGATTTGCACGGATCACGGCAGTGTCCTTTGAGGAAAGCCTCAAATATTTTAAGAGCGGCAGGGCGCTGTTAACAGGCAACCCGGTAAGGGAGCAGGTCCTCACATCTTCAAGAGACATTGCTGCAAAGGCCCTTGGTCTGGATCCCTCAAGAAGAACACTGTTGGTCACGGGGGGAAGCCAGGGCTCTGTCTCTATAAATTCGCTCGTGGTAAAAATGCTCCCATTTCTTTCTTGCGGCAATTACAACCTGGTGCACATTACCGGCTCTGCGGACTTTGACAGAGTAAAAAAAGCCGTGTCAGGGCTTTCTTTGGGGGGCACTTTTTACCGGTGCTATCCTTTTCTCCAAAATATATGGGACGCTCTTGCATCAGCGGACCTTGTCTTAAGCAGGGCAGGGGCCACGATGATAAGCGAACTTGCCTGCAAAAACCTGCCGTCCATTCTTATTCCGTACCCTTATTCAGCCGAAGGCCATCAGGAGCTGAACGCGCGGGCCCTCGAGAAAAAAGGAGCATGTTTTGTTGGGTGTGATGATAGTTTAAGCCCGGAAAAAATATCAGATATGATCATAGAATTAATGGGTGATGATAATGCTTTAAAAAAAATGGGCCGGGCCGCGGGCTCGTTCTACAGACAGGACGCGGCAAAAAAGATAACGGAGCTTATACTTGAAGACCTTTGATATGGGAAGGATAAAGAATGTCCACCTGATGGGAATAGGCGGCTGCGGGGTAGGCGCCATCGCCAAGATACTTATAGAGATGGGCTACAAAGTGTCCGGCTCCGACCTTAAGGAGAATGCCAACACCATAAGACTTAGGGACATGGGCGGCCATATCTTTTTCGGCCACTTAGAAAGCAATGTGAGAGAGGCGGACCTTGTGGTCTATTCTTCCGCCATCTCAAAGGATAACCCTGAGCTAAAAGAAGCGCAGGCAAAACAAATACAGATCGTTCCAAGGGCAGAGATGCTTTCTTGGATCATGAGCCAGTCCAAAGTCCCGATCGCGGTTGCAGGTACGCACGGGAAGACAACCACCACATCCATGGTCTCTCTTGTTTTTGACCGCACGGCACAAAAGCCGACTTTTCTGATAGGAGGGGAAAATAACGATGTGGGCGGCAATGCTGCGCTTGGAGGAGGGCAGTATTCTATAGCAGAGGCGGATGAAAGCGACGGTTCGTTCCTGTTCCTCCGTCCCAGGATCGAAGTGGTGACCAATATAGAAGCTGACCATCTGGACCACTACAGCGGGATAGAGGCTGTGTTTAAGGCTTTTCTTGACTTTACCGCGCTTCTTCCTCCGGGAGGAACGCTGATAATATGCACTGACAGCGAATATAACAGAAAACTGCTTGACGAGACCGAAACGGAGGCAAAAATAATCACTTACGGGCTTGAAAAAGAGGCTCAGCTCATGGCACGGAACATAGTCCCTGGCGAGGGCAGTTCCAAGTTCGAGG
The sequence above is drawn from the Candidatus Margulisiibacteriota bacterium genome and encodes:
- the murD gene encoding UDP-N-acetylmuramoyl-L-alanine--D-glutamate ligase gives rise to the protein MEIEELSNKKICVVGLGKSGLAVIKKLSGLGAQLCASESKPLNGIPAGTADFLRTLNVPLETGGHTPEFLSGCDLIVVSPGVHLDDAAVEGASAKGIPVISEIELAFGFFTKPVIAVTGTNGKTTTTTLIAMILQKAGYKAAVAGNIGEPLINVDDTKYDYVVAEVSSYQLEAILKFKPHVSVILNLTPDHLARHKTMENYSAAKGRIFANQTMQDALVYNAKDPLVEALAKQARCQKIPFGQGVVSEKGAFINEGYLCRLRGNFVDAVCPVDAIKLRGSHNLENCLAASSACLALDVPKEAIASVLMEFAGVEHRIETAGVINGVEFVNDSKATNPDSTQAALKALAGKKNIVIILGGRDKGVDLAQMCRLIKAEAKAAVLIGEASSRFEEALLKEGFNSISRASCLDEAVKQSFGLSQPGDVVLLSPACASFDMFDDYEHRGRAFKEAVKRMEDASER
- the ftsW gene encoding putative lipid II flippase FtsW, with amino-acid sequence MNARTLRRRPDYYLLFLALFLTAAGLVSVFSASAAEAIKYGNQFYYLIRQLIFTALGLGALTAGALLDHNLYKKWSGFILAAGILSLLLLFVPFLGKSVGGAVRWIDLGFVQFQPSEFVKFAIVVYLASALSNKGERIKDLISGFLPLLAIVVMICVLIMKQPDLGSVLVIFWSSFLMFFLAGARFLHLGVLAAFSVGAVLVLSIIEPYRLARLLAFRDPWSDPKGIGYHIIQSLIAVGSGGLFGLGIGLGRQKFFYIPQPHTDFIFAVICEEAGLIGALVLIAAFTALIFRCFQIALSCKDKYAYLLACGFASSIFLQVVINMGVVIGLVPTTGIPLPLISYGGTSLILTLFSIGVIMNISSSESGRGEIK
- the murG gene encoding undecaprenyldiphospho-muramoylpentapeptide beta-N-acetylglucosaminyltransferase produces the protein MKVLICAAGTGGHIYPAVAVAQQLQKELPSVKLLFLTSSKEVEDIILKAQPYATVRLPLRGFQKGRPLDYLPALFSVISGFIRVFQEMKRFDPDAVFSTGGYMSLPCCLAAFLLGKRIVLHEQNVLPGRGIRSSSRFARITAVSFEESLKYFKSGRALLTGNPVREQVLTSSRDIAAKALGLDPSRRTLLVTGGSQGSVSINSLVVKMLPFLSCGNYNLVHITGSADFDRVKKAVSGLSLGGTFYRCYPFLQNIWDALASADLVLSRAGATMISELACKNLPSILIPYPYSAEGHQELNARALEKKGACFVGCDDSLSPEKISDMIIELMGDDNALKKMGRAAGSFYRQDAAKKITELILEDL
- the murC gene encoding UDP-N-acetylmuramate--L-alanine ligase; translated protein: MKTFDMGRIKNVHLMGIGGCGVGAIAKILIEMGYKVSGSDLKENANTIRLRDMGGHIFFGHLESNVREADLVVYSSAISKDNPELKEAQAKQIQIVPRAEMLSWIMSQSKVPIAVAGTHGKTTTTSMVSLVFDRTAQKPTFLIGGENNDVGGNAALGGGQYSIAEADESDGSFLFLRPRIEVVTNIEADHLDHYSGIEAVFKAFLDFTALLPPGGTLIICTDSEYNRKLLDETETEAKIITYGLEKEAQLMARNIVPGEGSSKFEVYDKGKLLGEIKLNVPGRHNVENSLAAVACGLEAGIDFLSISSALRCFTGVKRRFQLIGKAMGVLIYDDYGHHPTEIAVTLRSARSSWASVKRLICVFQPHRYTRTMHLKKEFGSCFADADKVIITDIYAASEAPIAGISGQTLADEIVNNGHRDVTYIAKKQDITDHLAGLVKEGDLVLTAGAGDIHLIGKELYARLRETQRKLNSPNGK